In a single window of the Candidatus Methylomirabilis limnetica genome:
- a CDS encoding cytochrome D1 domain-containing protein, protein MVRKAMLAVLALLLWIVPAQAQQAPAAPELPPLPPLAAGELETAKRIYFDRCAGCHGVLRKGATGANLLPAKTRALTTPVLKAFIVNGTGGGMPDWGRQGTLSDAESDLMARYIQHDPPVPPELGMAEMKKSWKLTVPVDQRPTKPEHNRDWKNFFAVTLRDAGQVAIIDGDTKEIVNIVKTGYAVHISRSSFSGRYMYTIGRDGRATMIDLWMKVPDKIAEVKPCSDARSIDTSKYKGKLGDFTDKLAVIGCYWPPQIIVLDGQTLEPLKVVSSRSNTYDAQEYHPEPRVASIVASHFKPEWVINIKETGLVWLFDYSDLKNLKMTQIESEKFLHDGGWDSTKRYFMVAANMANKMVVIDVEKGKLEAIFETGIKPHPGRGANWIDPKFGPVNGTPHLGEGKVTVYGTDPAKHKESAWKKVRELKTLGGGGLFIKTHPKSKNVWVDHALNGDPAIQKQVCVFEKANMDKDPKCWKVSDKGRAVHFEFNKAGDEVWISVWGKKDGKSEIVVYNDKTLQEVARIDDPRIVTPTGKFNVYNTVHDIY, encoded by the coding sequence ATGGTGAGGAAGGCGATGTTGGCGGTATTAGCCCTGTTGCTATGGATCGTTCCGGCTCAGGCTCAGCAGGCACCTGCGGCACCGGAGCTTCCGCCGCTTCCACCTCTGGCGGCGGGTGAGCTTGAGACGGCTAAGCGCATCTATTTTGATCGGTGCGCGGGCTGTCACGGGGTCTTAAGAAAAGGCGCGACGGGCGCGAACCTTCTGCCTGCGAAAACCCGTGCCTTAACAACTCCTGTTCTGAAGGCGTTCATCGTGAACGGTACGGGAGGCGGCATGCCGGACTGGGGTCGGCAAGGAACTCTCTCGGACGCCGAAAGCGACCTGATGGCCCGCTACATCCAGCACGACCCGCCCGTACCGCCCGAGCTCGGCATGGCGGAGATGAAGAAAAGTTGGAAGCTGACCGTGCCGGTAGACCAGCGACCCACAAAGCCCGAACATAACCGTGACTGGAAGAACTTTTTCGCCGTGACCCTCCGTGATGCCGGCCAGGTGGCGATAATCGACGGCGACACCAAGGAGATCGTCAACATTGTCAAGACCGGCTATGCGGTACATATCTCGCGCAGTTCCTTTTCAGGGCGCTACATGTACACCATCGGCCGCGATGGCCGAGCGACGATGATCGATCTGTGGATGAAAGTTCCGGATAAGATCGCGGAGGTGAAGCCATGCAGCGATGCGCGCTCCATCGACACGAGCAAGTATAAAGGAAAACTCGGTGACTTCACCGACAAGCTCGCTGTCATTGGCTGCTATTGGCCGCCGCAGATCATCGTGTTGGACGGCCAGACGCTGGAACCATTGAAGGTCGTCAGCAGCCGGAGCAACACCTATGATGCCCAGGAGTACCACCCCGAGCCTCGGGTCGCCTCGATTGTGGCGTCGCACTTCAAGCCCGAGTGGGTTATTAACATCAAGGAGACCGGGCTTGTCTGGCTCTTCGATTACTCGGATCTCAAGAACCTCAAAATGACCCAGATCGAAAGCGAGAAGTTTCTGCACGACGGCGGCTGGGACAGCACCAAACGCTACTTCATGGTAGCGGCTAACATGGCGAACAAGATGGTCGTGATCGACGTCGAGAAAGGAAAACTGGAGGCGATCTTCGAAACCGGAATCAAGCCTCATCCGGGGCGTGGCGCCAACTGGATCGATCCGAAATTCGGTCCGGTCAATGGCACACCGCATCTCGGCGAAGGCAAGGTCACTGTCTACGGAACCGATCCGGCCAAGCACAAGGAGTCTGCTTGGAAAAAGGTGAGGGAGCTCAAGACCCTGGGAGGCGGCGGCCTGTTTATCAAGACGCACCCGAAGAGCAAAAATGTCTGGGTAGACCACGCCCTGAACGGTGACCCGGCAATTCAAAAGCAAGTCTGCGTCTTCGAGAAAGCGAACATGGACAAAGATCCGAAGTGCTGGAAGGTTTCGGACAAAGGGCGCGCGGTCCATTTCGAGTTCAACAAGGCCGGGGACGAGGTATGGATAAGCGTGTGGGGGAAGAAAGACGGTAAGAGCGAGATCGTCGTCTATAATGATAAGACGCTTCAAGAAGTAGCGAGGATCGATGATCCGCGCATTGTAACGCCGACAGGCAAGTTTAACGTCTACAATACGGTGCACGATATTTACTAA